One Danaus plexippus chromosome 3 unlocalized genomic scaffold, MEX_DaPlex mxdp_25, whole genome shotgun sequence genomic window, aaccaaACTAAgaacgaaactaatattgtaagaatttgttaacaatcccaattttaaaatgaaacaaagttaatattgcttagaaaaatatttctcttgtACTGTTCTGCTATGCTTTGTAAGTAGATTGCCAACTACAATACGATAAATACATTTCAGTAATCAATGTGTtcggtaaattaataatttcttaaatttatgtcTGTCACTGttagtaataattagtaacattttatttgacagtTATTGAGAGATTAATATACGTATGTTATTTAAGTTACTGTCATAATTCATGAGGGTCATTATTAAAAGGAACCgcaattaaagtttaaagggttcattttatttttcaagcttttatttgattatttgaaAAGATGAAAATGATGGGTTGGCGTGCTGAGAGCCACGCGATCCTCTATTTATAGcttctatataattaatcgAATTCAGACAGATTTATTCTCAAATGGTATGTATTTTGGTTTTATAACAtactaatatgtatatgacaataaaaattacatattaaaacttataacctacaCCTAAggctacatgattgccccggtgttaggatagcaatgccattccatagcttgtatggtatcaggaatcttctgattcacacggcttggtgttggttccgcggagtcagcggcgtcacttgttatatgatattttatctatacaacgatgttgccccggagatgttcatttattttataatatgtatcgCGCACGTAACATGTAACACTTTatccttattttatatgtatagtatagtttgtcttttaattaaatctattctAATTCCTAATTTTTGGAActtacaaatgaaaaatgtatccTATTCGGTGACTTtgttttccatttaaattgatgtaaatttttacaaacataaattcttaaataagtAGCATAAAATCTTTAACACTGATCTCTTAGTAAACGAATTAAACAACTTTGTTGTCtcgattaaattaatattttttatgaaattttacttttatactaCGACaagaaatatgtaatattagaatggtaataacaaaaaatcacgtttgcatatttcttttcatacGAGTCTCCAAAAAAATTTCCATTCCTAAAACGaaatcatttgaaaataaagcatttcctgaaataatttaagtgaTCCTTAAGGAAATGTTATTTctgtatatgttaaataaacatttgacaGGATTCATGTGATTCTAAAAGGTAGACTTTTAGAATTGTGATTTAGACTTTTAGAATTGTgattaatgtttctttttttcagGTAAACTGTGCAACCACTAatgatattgttaaaaatattatactaaacgaatatttttttttatttaaataaaactaatatttttcagattatacTATACACAATACACATACTATACACATCTTGACTACATCTCGTCTACCCGTTATCACGgatgctgtaaagtaaccgaaacgtcgggagtatgtagttttttaaaataataaaatacgcgtagcaTGATCCTATTTGAACGGATGGGTACAGTGAGTTTTACCACTGCAAGAAAGAATAGTCTCAAATTTTGTCCTTTTATTGTCTTGCCAGTCTTCCTTTCTTTATCCTCCAAGTAATTTACTGTCcccaatacattatttattattatttgattatcaatatataaattcattttaaacaatttgagGACGAGGGACTCCTAACATTGCGAAAGACCAGCAAGAGAAATAATTTGTGtagaaatatacaataaataatgtatatgttgtattgtaaaataagatTTGTGTTACTTgagaatatgtaaaaaaaatacatttgtataaagCTAAGTTACTATAGATGTTATTTGCTTATGATGGataactgttaaaaaaaatatcaatacaatATCAAaccacattataatataaatttctttaattacaatttttttacataatttgaattaaaacaagATTTATTATGAAGTAACAAATAATCAAGCAGGTGTCATTGACTTTGAGAGAGATTTTTGAGACacgacttatatatattttgtaataaagaagTTTTCCTTATTGCCAACGGAATCAATCACGTTGGTCAGACAATATTGGTAAATTTGAAGTCTTTAGTGGCTGAGTGCTTGGTATTTCCGTCGTGCAAATTGTACCAAAACAAGCTCATACTTAACAATATTTGCTATAACCTGAAACCAATAATGTTAGTGTGTcgatttaaagtaataagtgAATACATGAAGTTACACTTTGATCCAAATTCGAAGTTACTTGAAGAATCATTCCTCTTGTGATGTGGAAAAAGACCCCACTCAAAGCGGTAGTTGTGTATCGGATCTGTCGAATCAATCTTTGGATCTGTGAATAATTATCATTTCCATTAATAATTTAGCTGAATGTAGGATGTTTTTGTATCTTactgaaaattataagttattatctGTTCCAAATTTTGAATTACCGAGTCAAAAAGAGGAGGGCATAAGATTTACGTCGATGTCTATGTTtatgtgtgtctgtctgtAGTTATGTAGTATGATAGCTCTTAAATGATTTTACCAATTTCGatggttttttttaactttaatcaattttttttcggTGGTTCTAAGCTACGATCGTTTATATCGGCCAGCAGTGTAAGTTCTTTTCCAAAAAATAAAGGACTTTTTTGGTGTTAGATAATTATCGATTAAGTGACACGAGTGCCAGGATAatagttaaatgaaaattatgggGAAggtgtttttaatgtattaatatacaagTACAGTAACCATTGATATAAATCCGTTTGGTAAGTCTTATGAGATGAACAATTATATgtctgttttaaatatcaaataatataattgtttaacaaaatagCATGGCTTTCTTAACAATAaacatacgtatatttttttggtggtTAGttagtaagaaaaaaatatatatttagaaccCACTTCAATATCATATTCCGCTGAAGGCAGGTGTTGGATAATCATAAGTGGCCGTTTAGACACAGTATGGATGTTAGCCGCCAAGAACGAGGTGACGCATGATCGTGTaagtaaaaaagaaaacgAGTAAAAGTAATACACAAAATCTTCAATGCTCTGGACCttgctgaaaatataaaagtaaaacatgCAATATTGTAAAAGcattattataagatttttgtgtttttaaaaataatggtatacattaattaattttgcatataacattataattaatttttttaatgaataaaagaaaaagctCGGAAATAATATCCTCTTGGATTTGCGAAAGCTTTGAGACTTATAATTCAGTAAGTAACGTCAGAAAAAGCGGCTagaacttaaataattatatggacttacctcattaaataaaaaaattgagcgcatataaaaaataaattagtgaaAAACGACAGCAAGATTAAATAACACATGTTTTTATCCACCAACATCACGAGCGCCACTAAATGAGTGTGTAGCATACGAATGTCGCCCCATTTAACAGTTCTCTGTTAATTAGAAAGTGCTTATAAgttctaagactttcgcgagtatccatcctaatgaaactaatatttttcggattttattatttttaaaactaaatactttCGTGATGCGACGCGACGTTTCAGTTACAttgcaaccgtgatcacgggcagatgagatgtaattaaaaattataaaatatgcatagtaatacgaaaaatattagtttcatttaaaaagtgCTGCTCTGGTGAGTATCAATACagtaattatatcataatatattcatttcatatcaaattatatattgcattTGTGCAATTAGTCGctcaaaactaaaaaaaaatgtttattttttatttttattataatgagcttaatttggaaaattaaatttaaatgaatacagtATATAAACTTATGGTATACAACGGATCTATCCTTCGTATATTATTCTCtgctttaaattaatcaatttttaaaattacacatttgGGACGAGgactaaaattatttcctcttttaaatataataattaacgtTCAAAATCGATTCaatgtaagaaatttattgcttttttaaaccaaaatgCTTGGTtcactgaaaatatttgttcatttCATGACTGATCGATGATTGATGACCGACTGATGACATgacatattgaaaaaaaagcaATGTCTTcccaaatatttaagaaatcgttTAGGATTACCAAATGTTTGTGATTAAAGAAGTCGGTAAGAAAATAAAGGTTAACTAAGTTATTACCTCTTTCTGATTCTCttcgataatattattaaaattttgaaaatatccaGTTAGGTAAGTGCTGAGACATATCGTCATGACGTCGGTGAAGTTCCATAAAAATGTAGTTTGTAATACGACCACCTGggacaaaataacaaatagatATAGAGACAATAGTAAACATTGTAAGTAATAGAAGAAAGTCAAACacctcaaataatatttttccaagcAAGACCAGATAAGAActtgaagaatatttattcCATTTCTTCAATCCTTGATACTTGTAAACGACTGATAGTAAATGTTCCACTGAAAATAAGAAcacagaaattaatattttttaaagcagtatatatat contains:
- the LOC116770037 gene encoding gustatory receptor for sugar taste 64e-like, which translates into the protein MKVNVYCEMHVCLRVLMRLCRWAGFFPVEGLDKLNMCEIRYNIRSFYAFYYIITLLSQTYFAGYTIYWSFTSNLGLETMTNLLFHATGVLSNILLLNLARKWFKILRRAADIEKRAFMICPKTINVVVLQTTFLWNFTDVMTICLSTYLTGYFQNFNNIIEENQKERTVKWGDIRMLHTHLVALVMLVDKNMCYLILLSFFTNLFFICAQFFYLMSIEDFVYYFYSFSFLLTRSCVTSFLAANIHTVSKRPLMIIQHLPSAEYDIEIQRLIRQIRYTTTALSGVFFHITRGMILQMVGTIVTYELVLLQFT